The nucleotide window AAGGACTCCCCAGAAGTGATATACAACAACCAAGGTGAGAGAGGAGCAGGCAGGCTATTAACCGCATACCAATGCCGAACGAAAAAAgagtgggtgggggggggtggagggcagCCTCGAGCCAAAAAAATACAAAACAGTAACACCGAGCAGCGCAGCACAAATCCAACGTGGCTTTGCTGCTGTGaaccaccccctcgcccTACACGAGAGGTAAAGGGGGGCGTGTGCTGTTggtcaggaagaggagggaggccaGCCCTCTTTTCGGAGAAGAGAGTTGGGCTACAAAGCGGCATGCAAGAGAGCAAAAAAGGCCAGTTTGCTCCAGAACCATTTTTCCTTTCTTGTTAAACCCAAATAGTAACAACTTGCAtgccaacagcagccccagttgctggggagagggaacCCTCATCCCTTGGCACCACTTACACGTAGGTTTGCTTGCCGGAGTTGGATCGGAGCCGAAGAGGGGGGTTCTGGTTGCGTGCCGACGGTcttttggggtgggatggcTTTGACGTGCATGAGTCCGTCAGTCCGGTCTGTAAGCTGCAGACATGTCATGTGGGCTTCGGGTATTAGCCGATGAGAATAAGACCGAGATTCTCTTTTTGGGGGctgttggttgtggtgttgagccGATGCGAATCCAACATCCAGGAGTGTTATCTGAAAGTGGCAGAGAATGAAAAGTGAGAAACAAAGTCTTGACGCAAGGCAGCAGGCTTTCTGACAAGACTATCCCCCTAGCTCAAGTCGACTGTGCCGTTGGCGTAAGGTCGCAAGGTGGGAAGAGCAGTGCAGCCTCGGCGCTTCCGTCCTTTTTCGTTGTTGTTTGTCTTACCCCTTTCCCGAAGCCCGCCGCGCCGTCGTTCCAATCGAGTGCTGGCTTGATGCATCTTGCTTGGTCTGCAATAGCCAATAGAGAAGTTCGGCATGATGGTCTTGGGTGCGTTTTGATTCCGGCTCAATGGGCCGCAGGCGCCGATGCGACGGTAGATCAGATATTGGTGATCAATGTGGCTTTCTGGAACAATTCTGGCGCGCGGCTTTTTGCGGAGTGTCTTcagcccttttttttttttggcctgGGTCATCGGCCAATCTAGGGTAATTCTGGGCTTTGTGGTGGTTGCAGACGAGGGAACTGTTGGTGCGTACATGCAGCTTGCTTCGCTTCGAGgcgggtgggaggagaggggagggatagCTGAAGAAGTGGTTACgtgagagaaaaagaaagtaaaaagaGTGTGAGGAACATGAGGGTTTTCTTGGGATGAGCTGAAGAATGAATTGCCATCGTCATCGACATGTTGCCTTCGTGGCAGGCAGAACAGGTAtaagggagagagagagagacgagTATGTAACGTTGGGATGGTTTGACAGGTTTGACAAGTTGACAGCTCGGGGGAACGTGCGTCTTTTTCTGGTTTGCCCTTTTCATCTGAAGCCACATGTGTTGTACCCCCATCTTCTCTAACAGCCtcgggagggggggacaTTCTCTCTCACGAAAAGTGAAAAAGACGGCCGATCTTCACTTTTGTGCTTGTGATTGGCGGGGTTCTCGCAACATAAGATACGCAGTAAAAAAATAACGAGAATTGTTGCGCCCCGCCAGAGGCCTGTGAGAGGCAGAAAAAAAGCTTTTGGTCGCCGACGCCGCCTCGTCCGGCGCATGCCAGCCCATCCAAATGGGGAAGGCCATCGATAGGATGatcacaccccccccccccaaacatCCCGGGGCCTTCCCATCTTCTTTTTTGCgagcaaaaaaaaataagcaATTCCCGATCCCGCAGCTTGTGAATCAGCATGGGACTTTGGGACTGATGACAAGTGGAGATGGatctggggaagagggggaacCGCAAGGATTCGCAAGATCCTGGTTCCATGTTATGGATTCGAAAGGGCGGGCCTCTTACTGGTCTGAGCACCACATTTACGTCGATGAAGCGGGCCTTGGCGCCCGGGATTTACAACATGGTCCGAACGACGACATCGCATTGCAAAACGGTGAAAGTAAACATTCCAGCTATCAAAACAATTCCATCTTACCCTACCCATCCAATCATTCCCAATCAAAGCAAAATGCACATCCGAACCCTCCTCCTATCAGCCCTCCCACCCCTAGCCCTCGCCCACGGCaaccacggcggcggcggcgaaggcGGCTCCCAAAAGCCAGCCGTAGACCCACACGCGAATTGGATGACGAGACACATGGCTGGTACGTCCCCCTTTTCAATCACCAAATAACCCCTTTTATCTCTCAGATGCTAACCAACATTTCCCCCCGCCCAGAGGAGCACCACATAACCTCCTTcgaccccccctccttcttcaccctccacGACTTCGACTCCTCCGGCCACCTCGACGCCCCCGAAATCCTCAAGCTCTACGGCCTTCTCGACCCCTCCAACGCCCACTACACCCCCGCCCAGCGCGACGCCTTCGCCCGCCAAATCCTCGACCTGATCGACACCAACCGCGACGACCTCATCTCCAAAGACGAGTTTTTGCATTACTTGCtggtggaagggaaggagctGCCTGATTTGGGCACGGGGCCGGGCCATCACGGCGATGATGAGTACGAGTATGAGATTCATCACTGGGAGAAGTACCATGATGAGAATACAAAGTTGGAGGATCTGACGCATCCGGAGGATATTGAGCACTTTAAGAAGCATGAGGAGatggagcgggaggaggaggagagggaggaacgggagaagaaggcgagggagcaggggggggaggggaaggggtgggtggtggaggagaataTTCCGGGCAAGTTTAGGAGGGTGGATCTCTAGGCGGTTTTTGACCCTGTGGAAACTAGGGTGGTGAATctaggggagagcgagggggagggatggtgggattCTGGGGGTTTGTGAGGATGACTGGATGGTTCAATGTCCGGTCAGGCTTCAGACACGTGTATGGATATGGCACGGCTTTCatggatttttttttcttttttttccttcttgaaTTTCCCCCGGAATAGCAATGATTAGATGTGTACATAAATCTAGGgctgggtggggggaggaaacTTGCTTGATCCTGTAGACTAGTTTGTAATAGACGAAGAGACATACACGTCAAAAACGACGTGCCAAACATCCGGGGCGTAAGTCTTGACCATCTCGACGTGTTCAACATTGGCTTTGAGGGTGGCGTCTTGGCTCTCAGAACACCAGCCGTCAAACAACCCCTGGATCTGGGCTTTTCGAGTCTCGATATCCTTGACCCCGACATTCTCATGGAGATGAAGCCAGCCTCCTTCCTGTTttgacgacggcgacggtGCAGCAAACCCTTGCACTAGGATGTCGAATGAGTCCTTCCATACCGGCTCACTAGTGGGCAAGAAACCGCAGTTGACATGCCTCACTttgggcttctcctcctcgccaagctCAGCTATACGACAGGCCGCATGCCGGTTGTCTTCCTGAAAGACGATGATTTGTTCCTCAGCCCCCGCTATCAGCTCCTTTGTCGGTCTGCCCAGGTCTTCTGGGGTTGTGATGACCCTGACGGTGAATTTGTTGGCCAGGGCACCTCTTCGGAGACCTTCGACGCTCCAGGGGTTGAGCTCCCAGCAGAGGACCTTCAATCCGAGGCGGGCGTAGGAGAAGACAAAGTAGCCGATTCCGGCGTAGAGGTCGATGGCGtagctgttgttgagggtggcgggggggaggtagcggtgggggtggagggggggggagccgagggggatggtggagtgGAAGGATAGAAGGCGGGCTTTTTCCTTGATGTTTCCGCGGGAGAACATGGTGTGTAAGGGGGCCCAGGTTTGGGTGAGggagttttgttttgttgagaCCCAGAggctggaggggaaggagggggaggtgggggagccGAAGGAGccatggagggggtggaggccggtgggggagcggaggatgttttcttcttgttgatcggattggaaaagggggatgCCTTCGTTTATGgcgaggtgggtgaggggtGCTTTTGGTGGGGAGAGTTGATCGAGGATGGATGTCCATAGGTCTTCTTTTTGgaaggtggagagagaggtgaggACGGAGGGCCAGGGTTCGGAGGTGAAGCTACcgcttgggaggaggaccaTGGGTTCGTAAACTACCCAACGTTTTGGAGCCGAGCCTACAAGATTCTGCTGAACTTCTTCGAGTGTTGAGGCCCCTGTGTTTTGCTTGAGCAAATCCAGGAGAGTTGATGGTAGTGAGTTGAGCCAGGGCGTGATGGCCAGTGAGATGGGactctccttctttttgggtGGTCGGTCCACGGCTTGCGCCTTGAGATGTTGAGTTATCACTGTGTCTGTCATCTTGAGCTATCCTAGGCCTCAATTATCTGATCAAAGGTTGAAAGGTGACAGAAAGTATGAATTGTGAGGTTGTAAGTCGCAAACACAAGTTCTTATATAAGACCTGCTTTTGTGCGCTCGGACCCACTGTTAGGTGATGCCAAGTTTTGTGAGGAAAAAACAGTTGGCTTGACTCGCTGCCTTAACATTGACGCTGCTAGGCTTGATCCGCTTAGAGTTTTACGTACAATTACCTGAGAATTAGATTtagaaagaaaagacaagGACTTTGCACGCTGATGAGCCTGTTGTCATTGAGCCATCTCAGTTGCTGGCAGTAGAGCCTGCCTTGGGAATCATTTCCCAGCAATTTCTACATCAATCCTTTAAGCCCGATTAGCTCAGCTGGTTAGAGCGTCGTACTAATACTGGAAACAGTACTCAGTAATGCGAAGGTCAACAGTTCAATCCTGTTATTGGGCAACACTCAATTTTTGGCTTCGAATGAACATGTTGTCCTTTCCGCTTCTGCAAGCCGCTTGtacttttttgtttgttttgctgACCCTTTATGCTTGTGCAAACCAACTTCCAGCTCGCCAAAGCTGGTCAAGCTAGGTAGAGGCCCCATTTTTAGGGATGCTTTAGTGATTCCATGATGATTACAATGAGCAAGCGTCCAGTCCTAGACAGCATTCATCATGAGTGCACAGAACCACGTCTCTCTCGGTAAGACCGTGAGATCCGACGCAACTTGGTGCTGTGAGTAGTTAGGAGCCTCGGAGCAATCACGTACCACGTGAAACCGGGTTCGTCGCCGCTGTTTTAAAATCATGTAGTGTATTTTGAAGTCTTTCGGTTGTTGTGACATATCTACAGCCCTACCATGCTTTGACTGGGGGTCGAAGTTCTcacttcttcttgcccttctcctcctcctcctcctcttcctcctcgtcttcatcctcatcatcgtcatcgtcatcctcctcttcctcctcttcatcatcatcgtcctcatcatccgatATCGTCTCACCCAGAGCCTTGAGCCGTTCCTACAAAAGCAAATTagtaacccccccccccctcataTTCCTCAACCAGCCAAACAAACTCACCTTGTACTTATtaaccttctcctccaaatccccaaaaaccatcaacaaatcatccagctccccctgcgccgccttcctctctttttccttttcctccaccaaccccctagccttcttcaactccttgtccttttcctccctctccttcttccccccctcctccacctccctaaCCCTCCTTTCCGCCTTttccctcatctccccctccttcttcaatctcccctccagctccccaactttcttccccccctccgcctgcGCCTTCATCAAATCAACCTCAAGCCTACTGATCGTAGCCTTCAAATCAgcctgctccccctccaacctcctcttaACCCTCTCTGCCTCCTGCTCAGCCGAtttcctccccgcctccaacTCCCGCCTGATCCGCTCAGTCTCCTCCTGCGAAGTCTTGCTAGCAGCAGCGAGCTGACGCTGTAGGTTCTCTTCCGTAGCTTCATGCTCAGCCAATACCCTGCGTATCTCATCCCCATGAGTACGCTGAAGAGCATCATTCGCCGCCTTGAGCCGCGAAATCTCCGCCGAGGCTTGCTGGGCGCTCCCCTGCGCGGCCGCGAGTTGCTGTCGTAGGGTAGTAAGTTGCGTCTCGGCTGTGGCGATGGTCTTGTCTTTAACTGCTAACTGCGTGCGGAGGGTGTTGGCTGTTTCAGTTGCCCGAGCGAGATCAGCTCTGGCGCGCTGGTGCTCGGATTGTTCAGCTGTGAGTTGTTTCATGACGTTTGCTGTTTGGGCCTCCGCCGCCTGAATAGCACGGTCTTTCGTTGCCAACTGAGCCCGCAAGGCAGTCAGCGTCTCATTCGTGCGGGCGAGGTCGGTTGACTGAAgtgttttggtttgggcgTGGGCGGCCTGTTCCTGGGATAGTTGCTTCGATAACGCCTCCCTGTCAGCAAGAAGATCTCTGAGctctgtttctttttgggcGATCTCCTCTCGGAGCTCATCGACAAGTTTTCTCGaaaccccttcttcaaccccgTTGATGACAACCGAAACCTCTGCGTCTGGCTCACGGTCGATAGCGCGGAGGATCCGGCTGTAGTTATCCTTGAAGAACTCGACAAAAGCGTCGTCAAAGAAAACATCCGGTAGCTTCTGGTCCAAGCCAGGCTCTAGTTTTTGCGGCAAGACTTCGTAGTCGCGCATCAGGGGGTGGGAGCGAAGTTTGGACAGTTTGTCGACATATCGATCACGGCCCATGCGTGTCATGATCATCTCCCGCACTGTGGCTCGTGGTACTGGTGAGTCCTTGGTGGAAAACTCGTAGATAACACCGGCAAGCATCGCGCTGAGACCTTGCACAGTGACATCGCCGTGTGGGTTTTCGATGGCTGCTTGAATGAGCCcctggaggttggtgaactCGTCCAGGAAGTCGTTGACGCCCGGAAGATCCTCGAATAACCAGCACGAGAGCAGCATGAGATAGCCAACAATGACCCGAGGGTCTTCAGACTTGGCAACACAGCTGAGCAGATGCGCCGCAATAGTCTGGATGCTCGtcacaacctcttctccattGGCTTCGTCACCTTCCGTCACGCCCCTGGCCAGTGACTTGGCCTCCGGattgttgcggaggaggtgcagcatcaacaccgcAGCGAACCAGTATTTGTAGGGGTC belongs to Podospora bellae-mahoneyi strain CBS 112042 chromosome 6, whole genome shotgun sequence and includes:
- the USO1 gene encoding Vesicle-mediated ER to Golgi transport protein (COG:U; BUSCO:EOG09261B18; EggNog:ENOG503NV2H), which gives rise to MLSTLTTAPAKQSVSETIPILSGRLSTATLLEDRRAAILGLRSFAKQYPASVASGALRSLIGSLDRDGEDVDTVKVVLETLLYLFEPDPDSPEASPEIAMWVADEFTMRHENIGLLLGFLDRERLDFYSRLYSLQLLAAVLSARPERTEECIVNAEDGIARIVAALDEQREPIRDAAVGLLTDLTPISTVIQGLVAFENVFGRVFGIVWTEGGLAGGAEVVVNCLILMANLLRLNPTNQAMFRDMGYLAEVSRLLKDAYGGPQELEELPPRIEELRNRSVFALLAVIRLFLVPGASVTPQNQEAFLGDLLQPERGRGGRTSRARGDPILVETLQIAFSPVAEISIKSEALLACADMIRGHAPAQEVFAGIQVPSPLADLAAANGQGPQANGGIPRVYVIDGLLDLVLAVNSLQAFDLRLAGCVCLKAYFYEHAQVRMHFLDHAIRAHQTNADQLTNVLTILLQPTTESLTGDPYKYWFAAVLMLHLLRNNPEAKSLARGVTEGDEANGEEVVTSIQTIAAHLLSCVAKSEDPRVIVGYLMLLSCWLFEDLPGVNDFLDEFTNLQGLIQAAIENPHGDVTVQGLSAMLAGVIYEFSTKDSPVPRATVREMIMTRMGRDRYVDKLSKLRSHPLMRDYEVLPQKLEPGLDQKLPDVFFDDAFVEFFKDNYSRILRAIDREPDAEVSVVINGVEEGVSRKLVDELREEIAQKETELRDLLADREALSKQLSQEQAAHAQTKTLQSTDLARTNETLTALRAQLATKDRAIQAAEAQTANVMKQLTAEQSEHQRARADLARATETANTLRTQLAVKDKTIATAETQLTTLRQQLAAAQGSAQQASAEISRLKAANDALQRTHGDEIRRVLAEHEATEENLQRQLAAASKTSQEETERIRRELEAGRKSAEQEAERVKRRLEGEQADLKATISRLEVDLMKAQAEGGKKVGELEGRLKKEGEMREKAERRVREVEEGGKKEREEKDKELKKARGLVEEKEKERKAAQGELDDLLMVFGDLEEKVNKYKERLKALGETISDDEDDDDEEEEEEDDDDDDEDEDEEEEEEEEEKGKKK
- the TRM12 gene encoding S-adenosylmethionine-dependent methyltransferase (EggNog:ENOG503NWPV; COG:J), whose amino-acid sequence is MTDTVITQHLKAQAVDRPPKKKESPISLAITPWLNSLPSTLLDLLKQNTGASTLEEVQQNLVGSAPKRWVVYEPMVLLPSGSFTSEPWPSVLTSLSTFQKEDLWTSILDQLSPPKAPLTHLAINEGIPLFQSDQQEENILRSPTGLHPLHGSFGSPTSPSFPSSLWVSTKQNSLTQTWAPLHTMFSRGNIKEKARLLSFHSTIPLGSPPLHPHRYLPPATLNNSYAIDLYAGIGYFVFSYARLGLKVLCWELNPWSVEGLRRGALANKFTVRVITTPEDLGRPTKELIAGAEEQIIVFQEDNRHAACRIAELGEEEKPKVRHVNCGFLPTSEPVWKDSFDILVQGFAAPSPSSKQEGGWLHLHENVGVKDIETRKAQIQGLFDGWCSESQDATLKANVEHVEMVKTYAPDVWHVVFDVYVSSSITN
- a CDS encoding hypothetical protein (COG:S; EggNog:ENOG503P1RW); the protein is MDLGKRGNRKDSQDPGSMLWIRKGGPLTGLSTTFTSMKRALAPGIYNMVRTTTSHCKTVKVNIPAIKTIPSYPTHPIIPNQSKMHIRTLLLSALPPLALAHGNHGGGGEGGSQKPAVDPHANWMTRHMAEEHHITSFDPPSFFTLHDFDSSGHLDAPEILKLYGLLDPSNAHYTPAQRDAFARQILDLIDTNRDDLISKDEFLHYLLVEGKELPDLGTGPGHHGDDEYEYEIHHWEKYHDENTKLEDLTHPEDIEHFKKHEEMEREEEEREEREKKAREQGGEGKGWVVEENIPGKFRRVDL